ATGGCGACGGGATTTTTCTTGTATCACCTGGATAAAACTACCTGCGGTGGGCGCATTCTTGCCGGTGCGTCTGACGACACCTACGAAATAGGCGGCATTGTGAGGCAGCAGGTCAGGGAGGGTGACCCGGTGACCTGTGGGAAGCATGAAGGGCGGTTCCGCGTCTGCGGCGGTATGGGGGATACCTACCAGGTCGGCGGAGAACTGAAAGAGTGGGCGGGTTCGCTGGACAGCTACAGCTCCTGCCCCTGTCGCGCCCGGTTTATTCCGTCTGTTCTCTCGCATACCTATGACAGTGACTGCAACGCCGGTCGCGTAGCGGAGCGGGCAGCGGCTGCGAAGAAAAAAGCACAGCAGTCAGAACCTGAGCAGCGTGCACAAGCCGCGAAGAAGAAACGGCAAATCACACTGACCATCGGCGTGTTCTTTGATGGCACCGGCAACAACGCGAATAACAGCAGTGACCGTCAGGCCGCCTGTTCCGGTGAACATTACGGGATGAAAGATACTGATGCTGTATCTGCATTAGAGCAGTGTATCCGCATAAATCACGGAGTCAGTGGCATCGCCGCCGGCAGCTATATCGGCTATTACAGTAACGTGCACTGGCTCCATACGCTTTATAACCCAGAAATAAAACCCGATACTGGAGCAGGCCAATACGCTATTTATATCGAAGGTATCGGTACGGAAATCGGGGCTGGCGACAGTACTTACGGGATGGGTACCGGCCGGGGCGATACCGGCGTGGTGAGAAAAACGGATAAGGCTGTGGCGGCACTAGCTGCGGGTATTCAGGGATATCTCAGCAGACACGCCGATGCCCGCGCCTGCATCATCAAAGAACTGCAGTTTGATATTTTCGGCTTCAGCCGCGGAGCTGCTGCAGCACGGCACTTTGCCAACCGGGTGTTCAGTCAGGATCGCGCTATTGTATCGGCGATCAAGGCCGGGCTGGCTGGCACTGAGTTTTCCGGGACGCCCGGGGGTAAAACCCGCTTTCTGGGGATATTCGATACCGTAGCCGCCATCGGGACACCGGTTAACGGCCTCAACCCCCACAGCGCCGATACCGGGGACGTGAATATCGTGCTGCGTCCGGGCGTAGCGGAGAAGGTATTCCACATCACCGCGCAGCACGAGTGTCGGTTTAACTTCGCACTGAACAGCGTGAAACCAGCGTGGCCGGAACTGGCGCTGCCCGGTGCGCACTCCGACATTGGCGGCGGCTACAACCCTGACGAGCACGAAGCCTACTTCCTTACCCGACCGGAGTTTGAAACCGTCCCCCTTTCCACCCCGGACACGGAAACGCGGATTTACCGGCAGACCTGTGCGCAGCTTACCGCGATGGACGGTTATCCGGTGATAGCACCGTTGCTGAATGCGGTGGAGGTGAATGTCGATACCTGGCATGACGACAGAATGCCAGCAGACCGTTATGGAATGCTTCAGAAACGCAGCGGTGCCGCTCTAGTTATCGACCGCCCGACGCGCAATGACTGGTCGAAGGTGGTGTTGCGGGTAATGCTCGATGCGGCACAGGATGCCGGAGTGGTGTTTGCTCCTATTTTACCTAAAGATGACAACCTCTCACTTAGGCCAGAACTGAACAGCCTGTGTGAAAAAGCGATCGTAATGGGTCGCGCCATAAGAAGTGGTAAGTCTGCCCCTGGCTTTACCCTGTCAGAGATCCTGATGCTGGCCGAAAAATATATCCACTGCTCAGCCAACTGGAACGGCGTGGTGCGGGACGGTCAAGGTATGGTTCGCGGTGCAGTCAAACCAGCGAAGCTGGTGACGTTCACCAACCGGCCGGACGAGCGCTGGCAGCGCACAGTTTACGATATGGAGGGGAATAAATTATGGAAATAATGCGTGTGGCCTGTCTGCTTCCGCTGCTGGCATTGGCGGCATGTCAGGGAAAATCATCGGCCAGCACCGCCACTCAAAGTGGTGTGCCGACAGAGTGGACCTTTGATTTTTTCACACCTGAAGCGTTGCCAGCAGTGGTGA
The Nissabacter sp. SGAir0207 DNA segment above includes these coding regions:
- a CDS encoding phospholipase effector Tle1 domain-containing protein, which gives rise to MATGFFLYHLDKTTCGGRILAGASDDTYEIGGIVRQQVREGDPVTCGKHEGRFRVCGGMGDTYQVGGELKEWAGSLDSYSSCPCRARFIPSVLSHTYDSDCNAGRVAERAAAAKKKAQQSEPEQRAQAAKKKRQITLTIGVFFDGTGNNANNSSDRQAACSGEHYGMKDTDAVSALEQCIRINHGVSGIAAGSYIGYYSNVHWLHTLYNPEIKPDTGAGQYAIYIEGIGTEIGAGDSTYGMGTGRGDTGVVRKTDKAVAALAAGIQGYLSRHADARACIIKELQFDIFGFSRGAAAARHFANRVFSQDRAIVSAIKAGLAGTEFSGTPGGKTRFLGIFDTVAAIGTPVNGLNPHSADTGDVNIVLRPGVAEKVFHITAQHECRFNFALNSVKPAWPELALPGAHSDIGGGYNPDEHEAYFLTRPEFETVPLSTPDTETRIYRQTCAQLTAMDGYPVIAPLLNAVEVNVDTWHDDRMPADRYGMLQKRSGAALVIDRPTRNDWSKVVLRVMLDAAQDAGVVFAPILPKDDNLSLRPELNSLCEKAIVMGRAIRSGKSAPGFTLSEILMLAEKYIHCSANWNGVVRDGQGMVRGAVKPAKLVTFTNRPDERWQRTVYDMEGNKLWK